A single window of Cottoperca gobio chromosome 9, fCotGob3.1, whole genome shotgun sequence DNA harbors:
- the fgf5 gene encoding fibroblast growth factor 5 → MNVPLYLLTVAHLICAAAGAEHVSLERQLLEEGISSGRRTCRLYCRVGIGFHLQIHNDGRVNGSHEPNQLSVLELFAVSQGVIGIKGVYSNRFLAMNKRGRLYATEWFTDDCKFRERFQENSYNTYASVIHRKHRTGRDWFVALNKRGKAKMGSSPRVKSQHVSTHFLPRVNLHDTSERGFTITDRSKERRKTPPPPKPPLAKAVLAGTPPRRTQVKYWPKYRFG, encoded by the exons ATGAATGTTCCTCTTTACCTTCTGACCGTCGCTCACTTGATTTGCGCCGCTGCCGGAGCAGAGCACGTCTCTTTGGAGCGCCAACTTCTGGAGGAGGGGATCAGTTCGGGACGCAGGACTTGCAGGCTCTACTGTAGGGTTGGCATCGGCTTCCATCTCCAGATTCATAACGACGGCAGAGTCAACGGCAGCCATGAGCCCAACCAGCTGA GTGTCCTGGAGCTCTTTGCGGTTTCTCAGGGGGTCATCGGCATCAAAGGGGTCTACAGTAACAGATTCCTGGCCATGAATAAAAGAGGACGGCTCTACGCCACT GAATGGTTCACAGACGACTGTAAATTCAGGGAGCGTTTCCAGGAGAACAGCTACAACACTTACGCCTCAGTAAtccacaggaaacacaggacTGGTCGCGACTGGTTCGTGGCCCTCAATAAGAGAGGGAAAGCTAAAATGGGCTCCAGCCCGCGGGTCAAATCCCAGCATGTCTCCACTCACTTCTTGCCCAGGGTCAACCTGCACGACACCAGCGAGCGAGGCTTCACCATCACAGACAGAagcaaagagaggaggaaaaccCCACCGCCACCCAAACCTCCTCTAGCGAAAGCTGTCCTTGCAGGGACACCGCCGAGACGTACGCAAGTCAAATACTGGCCCAAGTACCGGTTTGGATAG